DNA from Mesorhizobium sp. DCY119:
GCCCCGCAGCCAAAACTGCCTGCGCGACCGGAACATTCTCCATCGGAGGTCGGGCTTCGACGTAGGTGCGAACCTTTTTCAAGGAGTCAGCCGGTGCCATGCCTCCGCCTATCAGACCGAGGCGAATGACGTTGGACACGTCTTCCACGCGCCACTGGCCAGAATGCAGGCGATTGAGCACGACGTATGGCCCGGCATCCGTCTTTTCCTGAAGCTCGCCAAGTTGGCCCCATCCTAGGCGGAAAGCATACGTGCCGTCCGCCCAGTCCAGCTCAATGCGTGCGTCGCGGCTCATTACGGCGTTGCCGTCCAGAGCTTCGTAACCTGTCCATCGGACTGCATAGAGACAGAAAGCTGCACTCGCCCACCCTGCTCTGCCGACGGATTGAAGCTGTCGATGTGGAACGGGCCGGTGAACGACAGAACGCCAGTCGCGAACTCAATCTCGACCTTGGCGTTGACAGGATCGGTACTGTACGCCGCGTCCGTCCAATCCTGAATGGATTCCGCCGCTACTAGCCCTTCGCCAGTAATGGAGGCCGAAAGGCTTTCCGTGTCGCGCGCAATCCAGAATGGGGCGTCGGGATCGTCGCAATCCGGGATCGTTATTTCGGTGAGGTTCTTGGAAAGCGTGAAGGCTTTCGACGTAAAGCCGCATGGTGCGGTGAATACCTCCGGAGAGGCACCGTCGCCAAGAAGAATGCGGAACTTTCCAAATTTGGAAGTAGTCGGCTGCGCCATAAAAAGCGACCTTTCAGATATGAAAAAGGCCGCTCTTGGCGGCCGATGTGGTGGGAGTTTTTGGTGCTGAGAGCTATGGCTGCTCAATGATCGCTGTGAAGCGAACCGAGGCCTGTTTCAGCGTGCCGTTGGCGATGTAGTCGGTGCGCCAATGTTCGAACGTAGCTAAGGCGTTCTGCGCCAGCGTAATGTCGGAGCCGCGGAATGCCTTTCGGATGGCGTCGGCAATGTTCCGCACTTGCGGGTGGCCAGGCTCGATCGACCATGCGTCGATCTGGATCATCACCTCGCCGCCATCGATACAATCGGCATCTTCCGACTGAAAATTGGACGGGCCGATGCTGATGTATGGATAAGTCGTAGCCTGCACGTTGCCGTTTTGGTCAAGCGGCGGCTGGTCATAGGATTTCTGGCCGACCAGTGCAGTAACAGCAGCAAAAGACCGAAGGCGCTGAATGATAACGCCTTGCAGTTCAAGAACCGGGTCCATCTAGCCTCCTGCCGCTATCGCCTTCGCAGACTTTGTAATGGCGCGTGTGATGCGCGACTTGGTGCGACGCCGGAGCGCGCGGTAGCTGACAAAGAAGAAAGGTTGCGCCGACGTGCCGGGGTGCTGAGTGCCTGCATAGAGGCCGCCATTTTCGTGGGCCTTGGTGGCGAATTCGACTAGGTGGGCGTAGCGCACCTTCGAATTGCCGGCATAGATCGTCAGTGTAAGCTTGCCGCTTGCGGACTTCACCGAAGCAATGCGCTGGCTATATTTTGGCGCGTCACCCCAGGTCCAACCGATGCTGTCGCGGAGTTCACCGCTATCGACAGCAACCAAAGATTTCATCATTGCGACGATTTCGTTGGCACCTTGCTCCATCGCTGTTTTGATTGCCGCTTCAGCAGCGGCCGGCAACTTCTTGAGCTTGCGGTTCAGCCGACTAAGGCCGAGTACCGTCACGATGGCTCACCCTCAACAACCAGCATCTCAAGATAAGCGTTCCGCTCATCCGGATTTACGATCGCCTTGATATTGTAAGTCCTGCCGGTTCTCGCGTTCACAGCCCGCCAGGCAGGAGTGATTTCTCGCGTGCGGGCGGAACTGCGAACGGTCAAGAGAAACGGCTGTACGCCCGTTAGGCGGGCCGCTATGACGGGCTCGCTGCCAAGCCGTGGAGCCAGGCGAGCCGGCTCGGTGAACTGGTCGGCAAATGGACCCGTGACATCGTTTCCATACCCATCCGGCACAACGCCGCGAACCTGAAAGGTAATGCGCTCCGACAGTGAGCCGGCGCCGTTACGTTTTCTCATCGGCAGCCTCCGGCCTCTCGCCTTTACGTGGTGTCTTCAGGCGCACGGCCTTGCCCGCCGCAACGGCGGCATCCGCCGCCGCGCGCGTGACATTGCCCGTCCAGCCGGCCTTATAGGCGATCGTGCTTCCGGGAAGGCGGAAGTCGTGGTCGGCCGTAAAGTGGAGCCAGGGCATCAGGTGTAAAACCTGTAGTTCGAGAGAAGGCTATCGAAAGCCGACCAGTCAGCATCATCGACACTGCCGCGGTTCTCGTAGAGATCCTCGATGCGTAAAAGCATTGCGTGTTTCACGGCGGGTGGGCAATTGGTGAATCCAGCAACGGCCGTAAGGGTAATGAGCGAACCGGGCTGTGTAGCCGGCCAAGACTGGCCGTACTTCAGAACGAGGCCGTCGCCACGTAACTCGAAAACCGTGTCTGCGAGGACCACAGTAGCGCCGCCCGTATCGACATACTCGATATCAGCATCGGTGACTGGCGTCACCGGCAGTCTTGCCAAATCCGCCCAGCACGTCGCCTGCGCCTCAACCACCTGCGATGCAAAGCGCGCGCCGCAGTACTTCTCAACATGATCTCGAGCGACAGAAATCAAACTACCGATCAGCGCATCATCGTCGTCGTGAAAGACGTTAAGATGCCTCTTCGCCTCCACCAGCGAGATCGGCTCCGCCGACGGCGCTGTCGTCACCTTCGGTGGATACCACATCAGGTTTGCCCTTCTTCCGCTTCTCGATGACGGGCGACGCAACAGCGCGTTCAATTCGCACTTCGACTGCAGGAACCGCATAACCAGCGTCGATTAGCCGGACAGCTTCTTCCTGCGGAAAATCGCGCTCATCGCCCGGCGCGAGCGAATATTCGTTACCCGCTAGGCCGATCAACATCTTGATATTCATAATCTCTCCTTGGAAGGAGGCGGGCCGAAGCCCGCCATCCAAGATTAGGCAGCAGCCATTACGAGGTGCTTGACCGCAGCGGTATCACCGAGTTCGCCGTCAAAACGGATCAGGCCTGCGATGCCGAGATCCGGCCAGAACCGCTCACGAAGCACGCCGATAACTGGCGAGCCAACCTTGCGGACGAAGTACTTCGAGAAATCGCCGAAGATGACCGGCTTCGCAGACGCTGCGATAAGCGGAACGTCGTCGTTGATCTCGTAGCGGAAGCCGAGCAGGGTGCCGGGCTCACCCTTCTGGATGTCGCCCGCCGACCAGATGTAGCGACCTTCGGCGTCCTTCAGTTTGCGGATGGCCGCGAGCGTCAGATCGGCAAACTGCCAGCGGGTCTTCGGCGAACGGCGGTAGGCCGCGTTGACCGAATGCAGCAGGTCGATGAGTTCGTCCGTGGTCAGTGCTGCGGCTGCGGCGGCAGTCTTGCCGAGCGAGGATGCGGTCACAACGCCATTCGGGTCGCCAGTGCCATCACCGATCGTCAACTCGCGGTTCGCGATACGGCCAAGACGTTCGCCGAGCAGGCTGCCGAGAAGCGACTCCATATTGAAGATAGAGTCAGCAGCCAGCTCCATCGAGAACTTCACGAACTCGGTATCGTAGACGTAGGCGGCCAGTTCCTTGTTACCGAAGACAGCGTCCTGCGAACCGTCATCCGCAATCGCCGCGCCTTCAGTATGCTTGGTACCGGTCTTGGACGTGTCGTCGATGGTCGGGATGTTGATGACATTACCGCCCGAGGTCGTAATCACCGTGGCAATGTCTTCATTGTACATCGGACCCCAGTCCTTCATCGAACGGATGATGAAGTCTGCGAGTTCGACAGGCACGGTATAGCCGCCAGCAGAGGCAGTTCCGGTGTTCTGGGCGCGGAATTCCTTGGCAGACTGCACGCCGGCCTTCAGAATCGTACGCTCTTCAGCGTCGAGTTCGTCAAGCGAGGCGCCACCAGCGAGGAACTTGTAGAATACCTCGCGGTACTCCTTCTTTTCGCCTTCATCTTGGCCGCGGACATCGGTGTCGGCGCCCGTCGGACGCTGGCGCTTGCGCTCTTCGTCAGCGCGATCGGCGAGGCGCTTTTCGGCGTCTGCAAGGCGCTGCTCGCGCTCGATCAGCTTCTCGATGCGGTCGAACTCGACCATGATCGTGTCGTGGCGAGCGTCGAGTTCCGCAGCGCGGGCTTCATCGGTGTTGGTCTTGATTTCATCAAGCGCTGCACGCGCCTGCGCGACAAGCGAGCCGCGCTTTTCGTTCAGGTCCTTAAGGGACATGGTATCTCCAGATATGAAAAAGGCCGCTCTTGGCGGCCATAGGGGTGTGATGGCAGGACTAGGTCCGGCCCTCCGGCCGTGCCGGGTGACTTCAGCCGTTGAGGCTGGCTACGTGGCGTCCTGCCGGATGCCCCGAATTCGCTGTTCCATCGCAGCGCGTTTTTCGGCCACCCGCCTTGCGGCAGCGGCAGCGTCAGATGCGCGCTTTTCTGCGGCATCCCTAGCGGCGCCGCCTTCGGCCCTTGCCGCTTCAAGCGAGCGAAGGCCAATCGTCGTGTCTTCGTAGGCAGGCCAAG
Protein-coding regions in this window:
- a CDS encoding gene transfer agent family protein; translation: MSRDARIELDWADGTYAFRLGWGQLGELQEKTDAGPYVVLNRLHSGQWRVEDVSNVIRLGLIGGGMAPADSLKKVRTYVEARPPMENVPVAQAVLAAGLIGAPEEKLGEAEGEAENDSTTSPTENFE
- a CDS encoding phage tail tube protein, which translates into the protein MAQPTTSKFGKFRILLGDGASPEVFTAPCGFTSKAFTLSKNLTEITIPDCDDPDAPFWIARDTESLSASITGEGLVAAESIQDWTDAAYSTDPVNAKVEIEFATGVLSFTGPFHIDSFNPSAEQGGRVQLSVSMQSDGQVTKLWTATP
- a CDS encoding DUF3168 domain-containing protein; its protein translation is MDPVLELQGVIIQRLRSFAAVTALVGQKSYDQPPLDQNGNVQATTYPYISIGPSNFQSEDADCIDGGEVMIQIDAWSIEPGHPQVRNIADAIRKAFRGSDITLAQNALATFEHWRTDYIANGTLKQASVRFTAIIEQP
- a CDS encoding HK97 gp10 family phage protein; translated protein: MTVLGLSRLNRKLKKLPAAAEAAIKTAMEQGANEIVAMMKSLVAVDSGELRDSIGWTWGDAPKYSQRIASVKSASGKLTLTIYAGNSKVRYAHLVEFATKAHENGGLYAGTQHPGTSAQPFFFVSYRALRRRTKSRITRAITKSAKAIAAGG
- a CDS encoding head-tail adaptor protein yields the protein MRKRNGAGSLSERITFQVRGVVPDGYGNDVTGPFADQFTEPARLAPRLGSEPVIAARLTGVQPFLLTVRSSARTREITPAWRAVNARTGRTYNIKAIVNPDERNAYLEMLVVEGEPS
- a CDS encoding head-tail connector protein, producing the protein MWYPPKVTTAPSAEPISLVEAKRHLNVFHDDDDALIGSLISVARDHVEKYCGARFASQVVEAQATCWADLARLPVTPVTDADIEYVDTGGATVVLADTVFELRGDGLVLKYGQSWPATQPGSLITLTAVAGFTNCPPAVKHAMLLRIEDLYENRGSVDDADWSAFDSLLSNYRFYT
- a CDS encoding phage major capsid protein; this translates as MSLKDLNEKRGSLVAQARAALDEIKTNTDEARAAELDARHDTIMVEFDRIEKLIEREQRLADAEKRLADRADEERKRQRPTGADTDVRGQDEGEKKEYREVFYKFLAGGASLDELDAEERTILKAGVQSAKEFRAQNTGTASAGGYTVPVELADFIIRSMKDWGPMYNEDIATVITTSGGNVINIPTIDDTSKTGTKHTEGAAIADDGSQDAVFGNKELAAYVYDTEFVKFSMELAADSIFNMESLLGSLLGERLGRIANRELTIGDGTGDPNGVVTASSLGKTAAAAAALTTDELIDLLHSVNAAYRRSPKTRWQFADLTLAAIRKLKDAEGRYIWSAGDIQKGEPGTLLGFRYEINDDVPLIAASAKPVIFGDFSKYFVRKVGSPVIGVLRERFWPDLGIAGLIRFDGELGDTAAVKHLVMAAA